A genome region from Streptomyces xanthophaeus includes the following:
- a CDS encoding PP2C family protein-serine/threonine phosphatase: MTVPVPRQRDTSATESGQAVLHTAAPAVAATGVAQATPHTPPHTPPQATPHTSPLTLLVIEDDPAGGLTVPEILDADGHRIRIRTARNLTEAERLLTPDVHCILLDLSLPDASARTPGAAANGSANGSATALANGTGTANGTGAGTATATAVDQLVALRQVLRIAPRHAVLVLTGEDDAERAAEAVRVGAQDFLFRDELDGRLLSRAIRYAVERKRADIAQYKLAESKLRAQENARLERGLLPTPLLEGSDLRFAARYRPGRSRALLGGDFYDTVRTPDGTVHAMIGDVCGHGPDEAALGVELRIAWRALTLAGLCGDDLLSTLQEVLEVERPCEEIFATLCTVDIAPDGRRAGLCLAGHPAPLISRPGRRAQLLPYENSGPALGLLPRARWPRRQVELGGTWSLMLYTDGLIEGHIGEGKERLGQDGMVDMINRHLDRGLSGEGLLEASVTEARRLNGGELTDDVAVVLLSRAEG; encoded by the coding sequence ATGACCGTACCCGTACCGCGGCAGAGGGACACCTCGGCCACGGAGAGCGGTCAGGCCGTTCTGCACACCGCCGCCCCGGCCGTAGCCGCCACGGGCGTCGCGCAAGCGACCCCTCACACGCCCCCGCACACGCCTCCTCAAGCGACCCCTCACACGAGCCCGCTGACCCTCCTGGTCATCGAGGACGACCCGGCAGGCGGCCTCACCGTCCCCGAGATCCTCGACGCGGACGGCCACCGCATCCGGATCCGCACCGCCCGCAACCTCACCGAGGCCGAGCGGCTGCTCACGCCCGACGTGCACTGCATCCTCCTCGACCTGTCCCTCCCGGACGCCAGCGCCCGCACGCCGGGAGCTGCGGCCAACGGCTCGGCCAACGGGTCGGCCACCGCCCTGGCCAACGGAACCGGCACCGCCAACGGGACCGGGGCCGGCACCGCCACCGCCACCGCCGTGGACCAGCTGGTCGCCCTCCGCCAGGTGCTGCGCATCGCCCCGCGCCACGCCGTCCTCGTCCTCACCGGCGAGGACGACGCCGAGCGCGCCGCCGAGGCCGTCCGGGTCGGCGCCCAGGACTTCCTCTTCCGGGACGAGCTGGACGGCCGGCTGCTGAGCCGTGCCATCCGCTACGCCGTGGAGAGAAAACGGGCGGACATCGCCCAGTACAAGCTCGCAGAATCGAAACTGCGCGCCCAGGAGAACGCCCGGCTGGAACGCGGCCTGCTCCCCACGCCCCTCCTGGAGGGCTCCGACCTCCGCTTCGCCGCCCGCTACCGCCCCGGTCGCAGCCGGGCCCTGCTCGGCGGTGACTTCTACGACACCGTCCGCACCCCCGACGGCACCGTCCACGCCATGATCGGCGACGTCTGCGGCCACGGCCCCGACGAGGCCGCGCTCGGCGTCGAGCTCCGCATCGCCTGGCGCGCCCTGACCCTGGCCGGCCTCTGCGGCGACGACCTGCTGTCCACCCTCCAGGAGGTCCTGGAGGTGGAACGGCCGTGCGAGGAGATATTCGCGACGCTGTGCACGGTCGACATCGCACCGGACGGACGCCGTGCCGGTCTGTGCCTGGCCGGCCATCCGGCCCCGCTGATCTCCCGGCCGGGCCGCCGCGCGCAGCTGCTCCCGTACGAGAACAGCGGCCCGGCCCTCGGGCTGCTGCCCCGGGCCCGCTGGCCGCGCCGCCAGGTGGAGCTCGGCGGCACCTGGAGCCTGATGCTCTACACCGACGGCCTGATCGAGGGCCACATCGGCGAGGGCAAGGAACGTCTGGGCCAGGACGGCATGGTCGACATGATCAACCGCCACCTGGACCGCGGTCTGAGCGGTGAGGGCCTGCTGGAGGCCTCCGTCACCGAGGCACGCCGGCTGAACGGCGGCGAGCTGACCGACGACGTGGCCGTGGTCCTGCTCTCCCGCGCCGAGGGCTGA
- a CDS encoding C40 family peptidase, with the protein MAILTVPGFATGTAYAAPSAPAAPAAPLPEPGGKSLEQVRKEIEELYRQAGTATDAYNLAEAETKAQSDKIVEIANLVVAGKERITALKNRAGAAARAQYRSGGMPPGAQLALSDDPNHYLDGAGRLRQGEKATSGMLSELDRTQADLQRYAQEASERWATLEANRLKSEESKKQIEEKIKAAEELESKLEAEEKARLIQLEQEAQYKAQTAWLSTGAMKDVNGAATDAGRRAVQFATAQMGKPYKWGAVGPGSFDCSGLTSQAWLAAGKGIPRTSQEQLRLLPKVALKDMRPGDLIIYFDDASHVGMYVGDGAMVHAPRPGRNITMAGAGSMPIKAVVRPDA; encoded by the coding sequence ATGGCGATACTGACCGTGCCGGGCTTCGCGACGGGCACGGCCTACGCGGCTCCGTCGGCGCCGGCGGCTCCGGCCGCGCCCCTTCCCGAACCGGGCGGCAAGTCCCTGGAACAGGTCCGTAAGGAGATCGAGGAGCTGTACCGGCAGGCGGGCACCGCCACGGACGCCTACAACCTCGCCGAGGCCGAGACCAAGGCCCAGTCGGACAAGATCGTCGAGATCGCCAACCTCGTCGTCGCCGGCAAGGAGAGGATCACCGCCCTGAAGAACCGGGCGGGCGCCGCCGCCCGCGCCCAGTACCGCTCGGGCGGGATGCCCCCGGGCGCGCAGCTGGCGCTGAGCGACGACCCGAACCACTACCTCGACGGGGCGGGCCGGCTGCGCCAGGGCGAGAAGGCCACCTCGGGCATGCTCTCCGAACTGGACCGGACCCAGGCCGACTTGCAGCGCTACGCCCAGGAGGCGAGCGAGCGCTGGGCCACCCTGGAGGCCAACCGGCTCAAGTCGGAGGAGTCCAAGAAGCAGATCGAGGAGAAGATCAAGGCCGCCGAGGAGCTGGAGAGCAAGCTGGAGGCCGAGGAGAAGGCCCGGCTGATCCAGCTGGAGCAGGAAGCCCAGTACAAGGCGCAGACGGCGTGGCTGTCGACGGGCGCGATGAAGGACGTCAACGGCGCGGCCACGGATGCGGGCAGGCGGGCCGTGCAGTTCGCCACCGCCCAGATGGGCAAGCCGTACAAATGGGGCGCCGTGGGTCCGGGGTCCTTCGACTGCTCCGGGCTGACCTCCCAGGCCTGGCTGGCGGCGGGCAAGGGCATCCCGCGCACCTCGCAGGAGCAGCTGCGGCTGCTGCCGAAGGTCGCGCTGAAGGACATGCGCCCGGGCGACCTGATCATCTACTTCGACGACGCCAGCCACGTCGGCATGTACGTCGGCGACGGCGCGATGGTCCACGCCCCGCGCCCCGGCCGGAACATCACGATGGCGGGCGCGGGCTCGATGCCGATCAAGGCAGTGGTCCGACCCGACGCGTAG
- a CDS encoding DUF2867 domain-containing protein, whose amino-acid sequence MRLPRTAHTSRPWRIHEIAADFRVEDVWAMPTPGGPDDLARLVQQFADGNGDPVPSPVARALFAIRWKLGALFGWDKPDGGIGNRVPTLRDRLPADLREGERGPDLRAVPFTSVYQTHDEWVAESANRTMHGLLHIGWVPDGEGGHHGQMTVLVKPNGRLGALYMLGIKPFRYLGVYPALLRSIGREWQKNTPTAP is encoded by the coding sequence ATGAGACTCCCCAGGACCGCGCACACCTCCCGCCCCTGGCGGATCCACGAGATCGCCGCCGACTTCCGGGTCGAGGACGTATGGGCAATGCCGACCCCGGGCGGGCCCGACGACCTCGCCCGCCTGGTGCAGCAGTTCGCGGACGGCAACGGGGACCCCGTCCCCTCCCCCGTGGCGCGCGCCCTCTTCGCGATCCGCTGGAAGCTCGGCGCACTGTTCGGCTGGGACAAGCCCGACGGCGGCATCGGCAACCGGGTCCCGACCCTGCGCGACCGCCTGCCGGCCGACCTCCGCGAGGGCGAGCGGGGCCCCGACCTGCGGGCGGTCCCCTTCACCTCCGTCTACCAGACCCACGACGAGTGGGTGGCGGAGAGCGCCAACCGGACCATGCACGGGCTGCTGCACATCGGCTGGGTCCCGGACGGCGAGGGCGGCCACCACGGCCAGATGACCGTCCTGGTCAAGCCGAACGGCCGCCTCGGCGCCCTCTACATGCTGGGCATCAAGCCGTTCCGGTACCTCGGCGTCTACCCGGCCCTGCTGCGCTCGATCGGCCGCGAATGGCAGAAGAACACCCCCACCGCCCCCTGA
- a CDS encoding YbjN domain-containing protein, with protein MADTAEIIESALTGAELSWESPEPGSYVVQLPGTRKLSTTCSLKVGRHSLSVNAFVIRHPDENEAGVHRWLLERNLKLYGMAYAVDRLGDIYLTARLPLSVVDPEELDRLLGTVLEAADGSFNTLLELGFASAIRREYEWRVSRGEPTFNLDAFKHLTRPQGEPAGPGTPIG; from the coding sequence ATGGCTGACACCGCCGAGATCATCGAGAGCGCGCTCACCGGCGCGGAGCTGAGCTGGGAGAGCCCCGAGCCGGGGTCCTACGTAGTCCAGCTCCCCGGCACCCGCAAGCTGAGCACCACCTGCTCGCTCAAGGTCGGCCGGCACTCGCTGTCGGTCAACGCCTTCGTGATCCGGCACCCCGACGAGAACGAGGCGGGCGTCCACCGCTGGCTGCTGGAGCGCAACCTCAAGCTGTACGGCATGGCGTACGCGGTGGACCGCCTCGGCGACATCTACCTGACGGCCCGGCTCCCGCTGTCGGTCGTCGACCCCGAGGAGCTGGACCGGTTGCTCGGCACGGTCCTGGAGGCGGCGGACGGCTCCTTCAACACGCTGCTGGAGCTGGGCTTCGCGAGCGCGATCCGCCGCGAGTACGAGTGGCGGGTCTCGCGCGGCGAGCCGACCTTCAACCTCGACGCGTTCAAACACCTGACGCGCCCGCAGGGCGAACCGGCCGGTCCCGGCACTCCGATCGGCTGA
- a CDS encoding DUF2516 family protein: MLMEGFDRGVIPFLGLVMLVLAVVAFVFALLAREDAYRAADKQSKTFWLVILGVTVAVDFFLGMLFLQIAGLVATIVFFVDVRPALKQVSGGGGRRGGSSSDGPYGPYNGGR, encoded by the coding sequence ATGTTGATGGAAGGGTTCGATCGAGGCGTGATCCCGTTCCTCGGGCTCGTCATGCTGGTGCTCGCCGTCGTGGCCTTCGTGTTCGCCCTGCTGGCGCGGGAGGACGCGTACCGGGCGGCCGACAAGCAGAGCAAGACCTTCTGGCTGGTCATCCTCGGCGTCACCGTGGCCGTGGACTTCTTCCTCGGGATGCTGTTCCTGCAGATCGCCGGTCTCGTCGCGACCATCGTGTTCTTCGTCGACGTACGCCCTGCCCTCAAGCAGGTCTCGGGCGGTGGCGGCCGGCGCGGCGGCAGCAGCAGCGACGGGCCGTACGGGCCCTACAACGGCGGACGGTAG
- a CDS encoding DUF4396 domain-containing protein → MSGTAAEALMYTWFALALLSTGYVAHDAFTRNPELTVMKWGWVLVTLYIGPVGAALYVLSCKEPRPGTHEQFVAPLWKQALGSTIHCVAGDATGIMVAAVVASLLGLPPWADALLEYAVGFGFGLLVFQALFMRDMLGGSYVRAVRSTVYAEWLSMNCVMGAMVAVNVIVRSQVPGARDVGDVRFWATFSLAVLAGLAFAYPVNVWLVANHLKHGMGTVRALGEGGEPLPAAAAHTGASGMAMPEAEVTAEQKTAMAVLTVLFLAAGVLLAAVFGHLA, encoded by the coding sequence ATGAGCGGGACCGCAGCCGAAGCACTCATGTACACCTGGTTCGCCCTGGCCCTCCTGTCCACCGGCTACGTCGCCCACGACGCGTTCACCAGGAACCCCGAGCTCACGGTGATGAAGTGGGGCTGGGTGCTGGTGACCCTTTACATCGGCCCGGTGGGCGCCGCGCTCTACGTGCTGTCCTGCAAGGAGCCGCGTCCGGGGACCCACGAGCAGTTCGTGGCGCCGCTGTGGAAGCAGGCGCTCGGCTCGACCATCCACTGCGTCGCCGGCGACGCGACCGGCATCATGGTCGCGGCCGTCGTCGCCTCGCTGCTCGGCCTCCCGCCGTGGGCCGACGCCCTGCTCGAGTACGCGGTGGGCTTCGGGTTCGGGCTGCTGGTCTTCCAGGCCCTGTTCATGCGCGACATGCTCGGCGGCAGCTACGTGCGGGCCGTCCGCTCGACGGTGTACGCGGAGTGGCTCTCGATGAACTGCGTGATGGGCGCCATGGTCGCGGTGAACGTGATCGTGCGCAGCCAGGTGCCGGGGGCGCGGGACGTCGGCGACGTGCGCTTCTGGGCGACCTTCTCGCTGGCGGTGCTGGCCGGCCTGGCCTTCGCGTACCCGGTCAACGTGTGGCTGGTCGCCAACCACCTCAAGCACGGGATGGGGACGGTACGGGCGCTCGGCGAGGGCGGCGAGCCGCTCCCGGCCGCCGCCGCCCACACGGGTGCCTCCGGCATGGCCATGCCGGAGGCGGAGGTGACGGCGGAGCAGAAGACGGCCATGGCGGTGCTGACGGTCCTCTTCCTCGCGGCCGGGGTCCTGCTGGCCGCGGTCTTCGGCCACCTGGCCTGA
- a CDS encoding phosphoglyceromutase — MADAPYKLILLRHGESDWNAKNLFTGWVDVNLTEKGEKEAVRGGELLKDAGLLPDVLHTSLQKRAIRTAQLALEAADRHWIPVHRSWRLNERHYGALQGKDKAQTLAEFGEEQFMLWRRSYDTPPPVLEDGTEFSQSADPRYASIPNELRPRTECLKDVVERMLPYWYDGIVPDLLAGRTVLVAAHGNSLRGLVKHLDGISDADITGLNIPTGIPLVYELDADFKPLNPGGTYLDPDAAAAAIEAVKNQGKKK; from the coding sequence ATGGCCGACGCACCGTACAAGCTGATCCTCCTCCGCCACGGCGAGAGCGACTGGAACGCGAAGAACCTGTTCACCGGCTGGGTGGACGTCAACCTCACCGAGAAGGGCGAGAAGGAGGCGGTCCGGGGCGGTGAGCTGCTCAAGGACGCCGGCCTGCTGCCCGACGTGCTGCACACGTCCCTCCAGAAGCGCGCCATCCGCACGGCGCAGCTCGCGCTGGAGGCCGCGGACCGCCACTGGATCCCGGTGCACCGCTCCTGGCGCCTGAACGAGCGCCACTACGGTGCGCTCCAGGGCAAGGACAAGGCGCAGACCCTCGCCGAGTTCGGCGAGGAGCAGTTCATGCTGTGGCGCCGCTCGTACGACACCCCGCCGCCGGTCCTGGAGGACGGTACGGAGTTCTCGCAGTCCGCGGACCCGCGCTACGCGTCGATCCCGAACGAGCTGCGTCCGCGCACGGAGTGCCTCAAGGACGTCGTCGAGCGCATGCTGCCGTACTGGTACGACGGCATCGTCCCGGACCTGCTGGCCGGCCGCACGGTCCTGGTCGCCGCGCACGGCAACTCCCTGCGCGGTCTGGTCAAGCACCTGGACGGCATCTCCGACGCCGACATCACGGGCCTGAACATCCCGACCGGCATCCCGCTCGTCTACGAACTGGACGCCGACTTCAAGCCCCTGAACCCGGGCGGCACCTACCTCGACCCGGACGCGGCAGCGGCCGCCATCGAGGCCGTCAAGAACCAGGGCAAGAAGAAGTAA
- a CDS encoding helix-turn-helix domain-containing protein, protein MASLNVGNLGEYLREQRRQAQLSLRQLAEQAGVSNPYLSQIERGLRKPSADILQQLAKALRISAETLYVQAGILDERDPDEVETRAVILADPSINERQKQVLLQIYESFRKENALDAPADEMPSKTN, encoded by the coding sequence ATGGCATCGCTCAACGTCGGAAATCTCGGCGAGTACCTCCGTGAGCAGCGTCGGCAGGCTCAGCTTTCGCTGCGGCAGCTGGCCGAGCAGGCGGGGGTGTCGAATCCGTACCTGAGCCAGATCGAGCGCGGGCTGCGCAAGCCGAGCGCGGACATTCTGCAGCAGCTGGCCAAGGCGCTGCGGATCTCCGCGGAGACGCTGTACGTGCAGGCCGGGATCCTGGATGAGCGGGACCCGGACGAAGTGGAGACGCGAGCCGTCATACTCGCCGACCCGTCGATCAACGAGCGGCAGAAGCAGGTGCTGCTCCAGATCTACGAGTCGTTCCGCAAGGAGAATGCGCTCGACGCGCCCGCCGACGAGATGCCGTCGAAGACGAACTGA
- the mshA gene encoding D-inositol-3-phosphate glycosyltransferase: MSQYVSRLSGRLAAARATRHEPPRLRLPAVGHHRKPRRVAMLSVHTSPLHQPGTGDAGGMNVYIVELAKRLAAINIEVEIFTRATTGGLPPVVELAPGVLVRHVDAGPYEGLAKEELPAQLCAFTHGVMQAWAGHRPGYYDLVHSHYWLSGHVGWLAAERWGVPLVHAMHTMAKVKNAALAEGDTPEPAARVIGETQIVAAADRLIANTAEEADELVRHYEADPAKVAVVHPGVNLDRFTVGDGRAAARARLGLPQDAVIPLFAGRIQPLKAPDILLRAVAVMVDQDPSLRRRLFVPVVGGPSGSGLAKPEGLQKLAAKLGIADLVHFHPPVAQDGLADWFRAASVLVMPSYSESFGLVAIEAQAAGTPVLAAEVGGLPVAVDDGVTGILVPGHDPVDYARELRRFVDEPALADRMGARAEQHAQFFGWDTAAIGTADVYTAAMHDHRRRVRSHHG, from the coding sequence TTGAGCCAGTACGTGTCCCGCCTCAGTGGCCGCCTCGCCGCCGCCCGTGCCACCCGCCACGAGCCGCCCCGCCTGCGTCTTCCGGCCGTCGGCCACCACCGCAAGCCGCGCCGCGTGGCCATGCTGAGCGTGCACACCTCACCGCTGCACCAGCCCGGCACCGGAGACGCCGGCGGCATGAACGTCTACATCGTCGAGCTGGCCAAGCGGCTCGCCGCGATCAACATCGAGGTCGAGATCTTCACCCGGGCCACCACCGGCGGGCTGCCGCCCGTGGTCGAGCTGGCCCCCGGAGTCCTCGTACGGCACGTGGACGCGGGTCCCTACGAGGGACTCGCGAAGGAGGAGCTCCCCGCCCAGCTGTGCGCCTTCACCCACGGCGTCATGCAGGCCTGGGCCGGCCACCGCCCCGGCTACTACGACCTCGTCCATTCGCACTACTGGCTTTCCGGCCATGTGGGCTGGCTCGCCGCCGAGCGCTGGGGCGTCCCGCTCGTGCACGCCATGCACACCATGGCGAAGGTCAAGAACGCGGCGCTGGCCGAGGGGGACACGCCCGAGCCCGCCGCCCGCGTCATAGGCGAGACCCAGATCGTGGCCGCCGCCGACCGGCTCATCGCGAACACCGCCGAGGAGGCCGACGAGCTCGTGCGGCACTACGAGGCCGACCCCGCCAAGGTGGCCGTCGTCCACCCCGGCGTGAACCTCGACCGGTTCACCGTCGGCGACGGCCGGGCCGCCGCCCGCGCCCGCCTCGGCCTCCCGCAGGACGCCGTCATCCCCCTCTTCGCCGGGCGGATCCAGCCGCTGAAGGCCCCCGACATCCTGCTGCGCGCCGTCGCCGTCATGGTCGACCAGGACCCCTCGCTGCGCCGCCGCCTCTTCGTACCCGTCGTCGGCGGGCCCAGCGGCAGCGGCCTCGCCAAGCCGGAAGGCCTGCAGAAGCTCGCCGCGAAGCTCGGCATCGCCGACCTCGTGCACTTCCACCCGCCGGTCGCGCAGGACGGCCTCGCGGACTGGTTCCGGGCGGCGTCCGTGCTGGTCATGCCCTCCTACAGCGAGTCCTTCGGGCTCGTCGCGATAGAGGCGCAGGCCGCCGGTACGCCGGTGCTCGCCGCCGAGGTCGGCGGGCTGCCCGTCGCCGTCGACGACGGGGTCACGGGGATCCTCGTACCCGGGCACGACCCGGTGGACTACGCGCGGGAGCTGCGGCGGTTCGTGGACGAGCCGGCGCTCGCGGACCGGATGGGCGCCCGGGCGGAGCAGCACGCGCAGTTCTTCGGCTGGGACACCGCGGCGATCGGCACGGCCGACGTCTACACCGCAGCCATGCATGATCATCGCCGTCGCGTACGCTCCCACCATGGCTGA
- a CDS encoding MDR family MFS transporter produces the protein MSAARFGQAARESVSGLPRAFWWLWTSTLVNRLGAFVATFMTLYLTLDRGYSASFAGLVVALHGLGGVVSSLVAGVMTDRLGRRPTLLAAQTSTAFSVALLGFMEHPAAIAAVALLVGVTSNASRPAVAAMMADIVRPEDRVRAFALNYWAINLGFAVSATAAGVIAEYSYLAGFLGEAALTLVCAVLVFVKLPESRPQRPGGASAAAGEEPAIGLGTVLRDGRFMGVVGLSFLISLIFTQGSVGLPVAMGAAGFSPGDYGLVVAVNGVLIVLLQIPVTAFIERRDPQKLLVISALLAGYGFALTAFAGPVWAYALTVCVWTLAEIVNSPTQMSLVVRLSPVHGRGRYQGVYNLSWAVASLVAPLMAGLMIDRYGAGWLWAATGVLGTVASAGYWLLMRGLAEGDAGTGTGTGSPVAGGAPAPAAEPLPAG, from the coding sequence ATGTCCGCTGCCCGTTTCGGACAGGCCGCCCGGGAGAGCGTCTCCGGGCTGCCCCGGGCTTTCTGGTGGCTCTGGACGAGCACGCTGGTGAACCGCCTCGGCGCCTTCGTCGCCACCTTCATGACCCTCTACCTGACCCTGGACCGGGGGTACTCGGCCTCCTTCGCCGGGCTCGTCGTCGCCCTCCACGGGCTCGGCGGTGTCGTCTCCTCGCTCGTCGCGGGGGTGATGACCGACCGGCTCGGGCGGCGCCCCACCCTCCTCGCGGCCCAGACCTCGACCGCGTTCTCCGTGGCGCTGCTCGGCTTCATGGAGCACCCGGCGGCGATCGCGGCCGTGGCCCTGCTGGTCGGCGTGACCTCGAACGCCTCCCGGCCGGCGGTCGCGGCGATGATGGCGGACATCGTCCGCCCCGAGGACCGCGTACGGGCCTTCGCGCTCAACTACTGGGCCATCAACCTCGGCTTCGCCGTCAGCGCGACGGCGGCGGGCGTGATCGCGGAGTACAGCTACCTGGCCGGCTTCCTGGGCGAGGCCGCCCTGACGCTGGTCTGCGCGGTGCTGGTCTTCGTCAAGCTGCCCGAGTCCCGGCCGCAGCGGCCCGGGGGCGCGTCGGCCGCCGCCGGCGAGGAGCCCGCGATCGGGCTCGGGACGGTGCTGCGGGACGGCCGGTTCATGGGCGTGGTCGGGCTGTCGTTCCTGATCTCGCTGATCTTCACGCAGGGTTCGGTGGGCCTGCCGGTCGCGATGGGCGCCGCCGGGTTCTCCCCCGGCGACTACGGGCTGGTCGTCGCCGTGAACGGCGTGCTGATCGTGCTGCTGCAGATCCCGGTCACCGCGTTCATCGAGCGGCGCGACCCGCAGAAGCTGCTGGTGATCTCGGCTCTGCTGGCCGGGTACGGGTTCGCGCTGACGGCCTTCGCCGGACCGGTGTGGGCGTACGCGCTGACGGTGTGCGTGTGGACGCTGGCGGAGATCGTGAACTCGCCGACCCAGATGAGCCTGGTCGTACGGCTGTCCCCGGTGCACGGGCGCGGCCGCTACCAGGGGGTCTACAACCTGTCCTGGGCGGTGGCCTCGCTGGTGGCTCCGCTGATGGCGGGCCTGATGATCGACCGGTACGGGGCCGGCTGGCTGTGGGCTGCCACGGGCGTGCTGGGCACGGTGGCGTCGGCCGGCTACTGGCTGCTGATGCGGGGTCTCGCCGAGGGCGACGCGGGTACGGGCACGGGTACGGGCTCGCCCGTGGCCGGTGGTGCTCCCGCACCGGCGGCCGAGCCGCTTCCCGCGGGCTGA
- a CDS encoding TetR/AcrR family transcriptional regulator, whose protein sequence is MGATRTPRGKWIEEGLRALAAGGPEAVRVEALAQALGVSKGGFYGYFGSRGALLTEMLDTWEHAVAEAVIEQVESGGGDARARLERLFAIASSADGPVRGTTADLAIRDWARRDEDVAQRLRRTDNRRMEYLRSLFRDICTDEDDVEVRCLLAYSLRIGEHFIHVDHGARTHTEVMELTRNWLLR, encoded by the coding sequence ATGGGCGCGACCCGCACACCGCGCGGAAAGTGGATCGAGGAAGGGCTGCGGGCGCTCGCCGCCGGCGGCCCCGAGGCCGTCCGCGTCGAGGCGCTGGCGCAGGCGCTCGGTGTCAGCAAAGGCGGTTTCTACGGGTACTTCGGCAGCCGGGGCGCGCTGCTCACCGAAATGCTCGACACCTGGGAGCACGCGGTGGCCGAGGCCGTGATCGAGCAGGTCGAGAGCGGCGGGGGAGACGCCCGGGCCAGGCTGGAGCGGCTGTTCGCGATCGCCTCGTCGGCCGACGGGCCGGTCAGGGGCACCACGGCCGACCTCGCGATCCGCGACTGGGCCAGGCGCGACGAGGACGTCGCACAGCGGCTGCGGCGTACCGACAACCGGCGCATGGAGTACCTGCGTTCGCTGTTCCGCGACATCTGCACCGACGAGGACGACGTCGAGGTCCGCTGCCTGCTGGCCTACTCGCTGCGGATCGGCGAACACTTCATCCACGTCGACCACGGTGCCCGCACGCACACGGAGGTCATGGAGCTGACCCGGAACTGGCTCCTCAGGTAA
- a CDS encoding class I SAM-dependent methyltransferase, which produces MASRSTPPSSRAPGRPVGSVTRGTTNPNRLRRMDRWIAATHGAALRRADAPVAVDLGYGAAPWTAVELLARLRDAAPRVRVVGIEIEPARVAGAKPYEREGLSFRHGGFEVPLDGGARPALIRAANVLRQYDEEQVAEVWARLCGRLAPDGLLVEGTCDEIGRRHVWVALGPEGARTVTFATRLGSLERPSDLAERLPKALIHRNVPGEPVHAFLRDFDRAWAAAAPYASYGARQRWIRTARALAGDWPLVDGPRRWRQGELTLPWEALRPMG; this is translated from the coding sequence ATGGCCTCCCGCAGTACCCCGCCCTCCAGCCGCGCGCCCGGCCGCCCCGTGGGCTCGGTCACGCGCGGGACGACCAATCCGAACCGGTTGCGCCGGATGGACCGCTGGATCGCGGCCACCCACGGGGCCGCGCTCCGGCGTGCGGACGCGCCGGTCGCGGTGGACCTGGGCTACGGGGCCGCGCCCTGGACGGCGGTCGAGCTGCTGGCGCGGCTGCGGGACGCGGCGCCACGGGTGCGGGTGGTCGGCATCGAGATCGAACCGGCGCGGGTGGCGGGGGCGAAGCCGTACGAGCGGGAGGGGCTGAGCTTCCGGCACGGCGGTTTCGAGGTGCCGCTGGACGGCGGGGCCCGCCCGGCACTGATCCGCGCGGCGAATGTATTGCGCCAATACGACGAGGAGCAGGTGGCCGAGGTCTGGGCGCGGCTGTGCGGGCGGCTGGCCCCGGACGGGCTGCTGGTGGAGGGGACCTGCGACGAGATCGGGCGGCGGCACGTGTGGGTGGCGCTGGGCCCGGAGGGGGCGCGCACGGTGACGTTCGCGACCCGGCTGGGCTCCCTGGAGCGCCCCTCGGACCTGGCGGAACGGCTGCCGAAGGCGCTGATCCACCGGAACGTGCCGGGCGAGCCGGTGCACGCGTTCCTGCGCGACTTCGACCGGGCGTGGGCGGCGGCGGCTCCGTACGCCTCGTACGGGGCGCGGCAGCGCTGGATCCGGACGGCGCGGGCGCTGGCCGGCGACTGGCCGCTGGTGGACGGGCCGCGGCGGTGGCGTCAGGGGGAACTGACGCTGCCCTGGGAGGCGTTGCGCCCGATGGGGTGA